The Trichomycterus rosablanca isolate fTriRos1 chromosome 15, fTriRos1.hap1, whole genome shotgun sequence genome contains a region encoding:
- the LOC134328875 gene encoding histone H1-like translates to MVEEAPAPASSAPAKAPKKKTAAKPKKAGPSVGELIVKAVSASKERSGVSLAALKKALSAGGYDVEKNNSRLKLAVKSLVTKGTLVQTKGTGASGSFKLNKKQTEAKKPAAKKAAAPKVKKAAKKPKKETAKKPAAKKSPKKPTAAAKKSPKKAKKTAAAAKKATKSPKKAAKSPKKAKAAKPKTAKPKAAKAKKAAPKKK, encoded by the coding sequence atggtagaagaagctccagcaccggccagctcggcccccgccaaggctcctaaaaagaagaccgcggccaaacccaagaaagcgggtcccagcgtcggcgagctgatcgtcaaagctgtttccgcttccaaggagaggagcggcgtgtccctggctgccctgaagaaagctctgtctgcaggtggatacgacgtggagaagaacaactcccgcctcaaactcgccgtcaaaagcctggtgaccaagggcaccctggtgcagaccaagggcaccggcgcctcaggatctttcaagctcaacaagaagcagaccgaggcgaagaagcccgcggccaaaaaagccgccgctcctaaagtgaaaaaggCTGCAAAGAAGCCCAAGAAGGAAACAGCCAAGAAACCCGCCGCTAAGAAGTCCCCCAAGAAGCCCACTGCCGCCGCTAAGAAGTCCCCCAAGAAGGCCAAGAAAACCGCAGCGGCCGCTAAGAAAGCCACCAAGAGCCCCAAGAAGGCAGCCAAGAGTCCTAAAaaagccaaagcagccaaacccaagaccgctaagcccaaagcggccaaggccaaaaaagctgcacccaagaagaagtaa
- the LOC134328961 gene encoding histone H2A-like, which translates to MSGRGKTGKIKKKKKKKSKTGGKTRAKAKTRSSRAGLQFPVGRVHRLLRKGNYAERVGAGAPVYLAAVLEYLTAEILELAGNAARDNKKTRIIPHHLQLAVRNDEELNRLLGGVTIAQGGVLPNIQAVLLPKKTEKAAKGK; encoded by the exons ATGAGTGGACGCGGCAAGACCGG aaaaattaaaaaaaaaaaaaaaaaaaaaagcaagaccGGTGGTAAGACTAGGGCTAAGGCCAAGACTCGTTCATCCCGTGCCGGCCTTCAGTTCCCCGTGGGCCGTGTTCACAGACTGCTACGTAAGGGCAATTACGCCGAGcgtgtgggagctggtgctccTGTTTACTTGGCTGCCGTGCTGGAGTATCTGACCGCTGAGATCCTCGAGTTGGCTGGTAACGCCGCCAGAGATAACAAGAAGACTCGTATCATCCCTCATCATCTGCAGTTGGCCGTGCGTAACGACGAGGAGTTGAACAGACTGCTTGGAGGTGTAACCATCGCTCAGGGCGGTGTGCTGCCTAacatccaggctgttctgtTACCCAAGAAGACCGAGAAAGCAGCCAAGGGCAAGTAA
- the LOC134328807 gene encoding histone H1-like has product MVEEAPAPASSAPAKAPKKKTAAKPKKAGPSVGELIVKAVSASKERSGVSLAALKKALSAGGYDVEKNNFRLKLAVKSLVTKDILVQTKGTGASGSFKLNKKQIEAKKPAAKKAAAPKVNKAAKKPAAAKKPKKETAKKPAAKKSPKKAKKPAAAAKKVTKSPKKAKKPAAAAKKVTKSPKKAKKPAVVAKKTTKRPKKAKKAAKSPKKAKAAKPKTAKSKAAKAKKAAPKKK; this is encoded by the coding sequence atggtagaagaagctccagcaccggccagctcagcccccgccaaggctcctaaaaagaagaccgcggccaaacccaagaaagcgggtcccagcgtcggcgagctgatcgtcaaagctgtttccgcttccaaggagaggagcggcgtgtccctggccgccctgaagaaagctctgtctgcaggtggatacgacgtggagaagaacaactTCCGCCTCAAACTCGCCGTCAAAAGCCTGGTGACCAAGGACATcctggtgcagaccaagggcaccggcgcctcaggatctttcaagctcaacaagaagCAGATCGAGGCGAAGAAGCCCGCGGCCAAAAAAGCCGCCGCTCCTAAAGTGAACAAGGCCGCAAAGAAACCCGCCGCTGCAAAGAAGCCCAAGAAGGAAACAGCCAAGAAGCCCGCCGCTAAGAAGTCCCCCAAGAAGGCCAAGAAACCCGCTGCTGCCGCTAAGAAAGTAACCAAGAGCCCCAAGAAGGCCAAGAAACCCGCTGCTGCCGCTAAGAAAGTAACCAAGAGCCCCAAGAAGGCCAAGAAACCCGCTGTGGTCGCTAAGAAAACCACCAAGCGCCCCAAGAAGGCTAAGAAGGCAGCCAAGAGTCCTAAAAAAGCCAAGGCAGCCAAACCGAAGACCGCTAAGTCCAAAGCGGCCAAGGCCAAAAAAGCTGCACCCAAGAAGAAGTGA